From a single Nostoc sp. MS1 genomic region:
- the hemL gene encoding glutamate-1-semialdehyde 2,1-aminomutase, translated as MVNTTIKTTKSQEIFAAAQNLMPGGVSSPVRAFKSVGGQPIVFDRVKGAYIWDVDGNQYIDYVGTWGPAICGHAHPEVISALHEALEKGTSFGAPSYLENVLAEMVIAAVPSIEMVRFVNSGTEACMAVLRLMRAFTGREKVIKFEGCYHGHADMFLVKAGSGVATLGLPDSPGVPKSATSSTLTAPYNDLEAVKALFEENRDQIAGVILEPVVGNAGFITPDAGFLEGLRELTHEHGALLVFDEVMTGFRIAYGGAQEKFGITPDLTTMGKVIGGGLPVGAYGGRRDIMSMIAPAGPVYQAGTLSGNPLAMTAGIKTLELLQKPGAYDYLERITKKLADGLLQVAQETGHAACGGNISAMFGLFFTSGPVHNYEDAKKSDTAKFGRFHRGMLEHGVYLAPSQFEAGFTSLAHTDEDIDQTIAIAREVLSSI; from the coding sequence TTGGTAAATACGACTATTAAAACCACCAAATCACAAGAAATTTTTGCTGCTGCTCAAAATCTCATGCCGGGTGGCGTTAGTTCTCCAGTACGCGCTTTTAAATCTGTAGGCGGTCAACCCATCGTCTTTGACCGTGTAAAAGGTGCATACATTTGGGATGTTGATGGCAACCAATACATCGATTACGTGGGAACATGGGGGCCGGCTATTTGCGGTCATGCTCATCCCGAAGTAATCAGTGCGTTGCATGAAGCTTTGGAAAAAGGTACTAGTTTCGGTGCGCCTTCATATTTAGAAAATGTGTTGGCAGAAATGGTGATTGCTGCTGTTCCTAGTATCGAAATGGTAAGATTTGTCAACTCAGGAACAGAAGCTTGTATGGCCGTATTGCGGTTGATGCGGGCTTTCACTGGCCGGGAGAAAGTCATCAAGTTTGAAGGCTGTTACCACGGACACGCTGATATGTTCCTGGTGAAAGCTGGCTCTGGTGTAGCTACACTAGGTTTACCTGATTCCCCAGGTGTACCAAAGTCTGCAACTAGCAGCACTCTCACAGCCCCATACAATGACTTAGAAGCTGTTAAGGCTTTGTTTGAGGAAAACCGCGATCAAATTGCTGGTGTAATTCTGGAGCCAGTTGTAGGTAATGCTGGGTTTATCACCCCTGATGCTGGCTTTTTAGAAGGTTTGCGGGAACTGACTCACGAGCATGGTGCTTTACTCGTGTTTGATGAAGTGATGACGGGTTTCCGCATTGCTTACGGTGGCGCTCAAGAAAAGTTTGGCATTACACCTGACTTGACAACTATGGGTAAAGTCATTGGTGGTGGCTTGCCTGTGGGGGCTTATGGCGGTCGTCGAGATATCATGTCAATGATTGCACCAGCCGGGCCTGTATACCAAGCTGGAACTCTTTCTGGTAATCCTCTAGCAATGACAGCCGGGATTAAAACTCTGGAGTTATTGCAAAAGCCTGGTGCTTATGATTACCTAGAGCGGATTACTAAGAAGTTAGCAGATGGTTTACTGCAAGTAGCTCAAGAAACTGGTCATGCTGCTTGTGGTGGTAACATCAGCGCCATGTTTGGCTTATTCTTCACTTCTGGCCCCGTTCATAATTATGAGGATGCCAAAAAATCTGACACTGCTAAGTTTGGACGGTTCCATCGCGGTATGTTAGAGCATGGTGTTTACTTAGCGCCTTCTCAATTTGAGGCTGGGTTTACATCTTTGGCTCACACTGACGAAGATATTGACCAAACGATCGCCATTGCCCGTGAGGTTCTATCTAGTATCTAA
- a CDS encoding ChaB family protein: protein MLYKSNEDLPLEIRAQLPEEHLDLYRAAYNSAIHWYGNVAKAHHVAMSAVRMQSAMGRTAVLQG, encoded by the coding sequence ATGTTATACAAGTCCAACGAAGACTTGCCTTTAGAAATCCGCGCTCAACTGCCAGAAGAGCATTTAGACTTATACCGAGCCGCCTATAACTCGGCTATACACTGGTATGGTAACGTAGCAAAGGCCCATCATGTAGCCATGAGTGCGGTGAGAATGCAATCAGCAATGGGCAGAACTGCTGTTTTACAAGGATGA
- the hisIE gene encoding bifunctional phosphoribosyl-AMP cyclohydrolase/phosphoribosyl-ATP diphosphatase HisIE codes for MSFTDSLTPQNVIPVEKIRYDERGLVPAIVQDYLDGTVLMMAWMNRESLQKTIDTGETWFWSRSRQELWHKGGTSGHTQKIQSIRYDCDSDALLIGVEQVGDIACHTGERSCFHQVEGKIVPPPGDTLSQVFQVICDRRDNPVETSYTCKLLAGGDNRILKKIGEESAEVVMAFKDDDPQAIAGEVADLLYHTLVALAHHQVDLKDVYRKLQERRR; via the coding sequence ATGTCTTTCACCGATTCACTCACACCGCAAAATGTTATCCCCGTGGAAAAAATTCGCTACGATGAACGGGGTCTAGTGCCAGCCATTGTGCAAGACTACTTGGATGGTACAGTCTTAATGATGGCGTGGATGAATCGAGAATCACTGCAAAAAACTATAGATACAGGGGAAACATGGTTCTGGAGTCGATCCCGACAAGAGTTATGGCATAAAGGCGGGACTTCTGGACATACCCAAAAAATACAAAGCATTCGTTACGATTGTGATAGTGATGCACTACTGATTGGTGTAGAGCAAGTTGGAGATATTGCTTGCCACACTGGAGAACGTAGTTGTTTCCATCAAGTGGAAGGAAAAATAGTCCCACCGCCAGGAGATACTTTGTCTCAGGTATTCCAAGTAATTTGCGATCGCCGAGATAACCCTGTAGAAACTTCCTACACCTGTAAGCTATTAGCAGGCGGTGATAACAGGATTTTGAAGAAGATAGGCGAGGAATCGGCTGAAGTCGTCATGGCATTTAAAGATGATGACCCACAAGCGATCGCAGGCGAAGTTGCAGATTTGCTATATCATACTTTGGTCGCTTTAGCCCACCATCAAGTAGATTTGAAGGATGTTTATAGGAAGTTGCAAGAACGGCGGAGGTAG
- a CDS encoding MFS transporter, with protein sequence MKLALPSPLVTWLSAIHPQIWVLAIARFLSEVGSGFTAFYAPIFFVNQVGLSATSVGIGLASAATSGFLGRVLGGTLTDTVGWGRRRTLLLAMAISAMGSLVLATTSNFATLVIGSLIHGLGIGFYWPATEAIIADNSQVEHRREAFALTRLADHLGLAIGLVLAGILVTITQNYRWLFVIDAISFAVFFVVAYFAITEPDSPPTQPEQKPQQLTAWFGALSDRIFLTYIAVNIFFTIYISQIHSILPLYFKNSFQVGETMQGFNESTISTLFAWHLVMAIIWQMPVTSLLKRFSHTLALTISAVLWAIGFSLVWITSTTSSHQLIWATLALSIFAIANVAYTPSAASLVTDLAPESQRGVYFSINSLCWAAGSFIGSPLGGWALDQPQIIAQNLWLGFVFSVAIAITILQLLGRVLGSGELGVGSGE encoded by the coding sequence ATGAAACTTGCCTTGCCATCCCCGTTAGTAACATGGTTATCTGCGATACATCCTCAAATTTGGGTTTTGGCGATCGCCCGATTCTTATCTGAAGTTGGGTCAGGTTTTACAGCATTTTACGCCCCCATCTTCTTTGTTAACCAAGTGGGTCTATCTGCCACATCTGTGGGTATTGGTTTGGCAAGCGCCGCTACCTCTGGCTTTTTGGGAAGAGTTTTGGGTGGTACTCTTACTGATACTGTGGGTTGGGGTCGTCGCCGCACCTTGTTGTTAGCAATGGCAATCTCGGCAATGGGGTCTTTAGTTTTAGCGACCACTAGTAATTTTGCTACTTTGGTAATTGGTAGTTTAATTCATGGTTTAGGCATCGGTTTTTATTGGCCAGCAACAGAAGCGATAATTGCTGACAATAGCCAAGTAGAACATCGTCGAGAGGCTTTTGCACTAACTCGACTAGCTGATCATTTGGGATTAGCTATAGGTTTAGTATTGGCAGGAATATTAGTTACAATTACCCAAAATTACCGTTGGTTATTTGTCATTGATGCCATTTCTTTTGCTGTGTTCTTCGTAGTGGCTTATTTCGCCATCACAGAACCCGACTCACCGCCAACTCAGCCAGAACAAAAACCACAACAGCTTACTGCTTGGTTTGGGGCATTAAGCGATCGCATTTTCCTCACATATATAGCAGTCAATATCTTCTTCACCATTTATATTTCGCAAATACATAGTATTCTCCCCCTCTACTTCAAAAACTCTTTCCAAGTGGGTGAAACTATGCAAGGCTTCAATGAAAGTACAATCAGCACCTTGTTTGCTTGGCATCTTGTCATGGCAATTATATGGCAGATGCCCGTTACCAGTCTTCTTAAACGCTTTTCCCACACCTTAGCGCTGACAATCTCTGCTGTACTTTGGGCTATTGGCTTTAGCCTAGTTTGGATTACCAGCACCACCTCATCGCATCAGTTGATTTGGGCAACTTTAGCCTTGAGTATATTCGCCATAGCAAACGTTGCATACACCCCCTCTGCTGCCTCTCTAGTCACCGATTTAGCCCCAGAATCCCAACGCGGCGTATATTTTTCCATTAACTCCCTTTGCTGGGCTGCTGGTTCATTTATCGGTTCCCCTTTAGGCGGCTGGGCATTAGACCAACCCCAAATTATCGCCCAAAATCTCTGGCTAGGCTTCGTCTTCAGCGTAGCGATCGCCATTACTATCTTGCAACTCCTTGGTAGGGTTTTAGGAAGTGGGGAGTTGGGAGTGGGGAGTGGGGAGTAG
- a CDS encoding DUF2811 domain-containing protein, which translates to MNSTVSIFTEIPETLHESLKNYLETHPDWDQNRVLTAALSLFLLQNGDSDRRAARVYLETLFHHC; encoded by the coding sequence ATGAACTCAACAGTCAGTATTTTTACTGAAATACCTGAAACTCTGCACGAATCTCTAAAAAATTACTTAGAAACACATCCCGATTGGGATCAAAATCGTGTATTGACCGCAGCGTTATCATTATTTTTACTGCAAAACGGAGATAGCGATCGCCGTGCTGCCCGTGTGTACTTAGAAACTTTATTTCACCACTGCTAA
- a CDS encoding response regulator transcription factor — translation MAPAKILVVDDDPAVRNLIQRFLIKQNYQVEAAEDGKTALSLFEQFNPDLVILDVNLPDVIGFNLCQEMQSRNGVFVLMLTSRADEADKIRGFAKGADDYLTKPFGLGELEVRVGAILRRQRVINPAEQKRLSFEKLMIDPVRREVTLNSQPVPLTALEFDLLHFLASHPGRVWRRAELIQEVWDYEYVGDQRVVDVHIGQIRKKIEIDASQPALIQTVRGVGYKFECPSQVEANA, via the coding sequence ATGGCTCCTGCCAAGATTCTTGTAGTGGATGACGACCCTGCGGTTCGGAATTTAATCCAACGCTTTTTAATAAAACAAAACTATCAGGTAGAGGCTGCCGAAGACGGAAAGACAGCCTTGTCTCTATTCGAGCAATTTAACCCAGATTTGGTAATTTTGGATGTCAACTTACCAGATGTGATTGGGTTTAACCTCTGCCAAGAAATGCAAAGCCGTAATGGTGTTTTTGTTCTGATGCTGACTAGCCGTGCGGATGAAGCTGACAAGATTCGCGGCTTTGCTAAAGGTGCTGATGACTATCTCACCAAACCCTTCGGTCTGGGAGAATTAGAAGTCAGAGTCGGAGCAATTTTAAGAAGACAGCGCGTTATCAATCCCGCAGAACAAAAACGCTTATCGTTTGAAAAACTGATGATTGATCCTGTACGGCGTGAGGTGACATTGAATAGCCAACCTGTACCCTTAACTGCTTTAGAATTTGACCTGTTACATTTCTTAGCCAGTCATCCTGGTCGAGTATGGCGACGAGCCGAACTAATTCAGGAGGTATGGGACTATGAATATGTTGGCGATCAACGAGTTGTTGATGTACATATCGGTCAAATCCGCAAGAAAATTGAAATAGATGCTAGCCAACCAGCATTAATTCAGACTGTGCGGGGTGTAGGGTATAAATTTGAATGCCCTAGCCAAGTAGAAGCCAATGCTTGA